In the Mya arenaria isolate MELC-2E11 chromosome 11, ASM2691426v1 genome, one interval contains:
- the LOC128209161 gene encoding pecanex-like protein 4 — MGTGVPLLNEYKLEFFWKRFPQTVLGGLKLRLGYEAPAYVYLAQLVLFFLPFMLGGGFTLLVELEVIQDYIAVYTYGALITAYILLVQLISHIIQASQGSDLPLMRKKKNLLSEEDEVDFISCCDPDTVKFVIPPKKYKLNVLVHALVGGPMAGLALLYLLPTTLNDLYNNTGGTVMLFMLGWLAVLVALYPLVTAAPPETATYRTTDAMELSAVMRAFYVYLLIMFDLIHRYHSGSFLLVNQVLHVFFVLLPLLWMAGLLAPVDTFLLYALEQGHVFLFGGSFMASDLRLVVMSVLSACVFLGSYYISSCLGTVVLSGMTGYLLSTDLGGLGTQLLSFINRNRVSAERRKEPVEGHKEKGLRFLWRWGILEVVYHCVMLAVVGVIAGLVSANSHKFSSSTWKTVGYCIVGICVVEKVLRDIQGVYIICGLWRNALYPPSVTNRPFNSRKRKLLVLGILRRGIVNWVAPCVMLAYLSMVINGKGSETSSISCRSNLDLSTGVMYTFGIVRAFRAIWQSTVHSLLELSIVHLVLVTMDTNTTVTEWGVPILAMLTCLCRDRFYQLCNKLYFFISLLISSWTDKKQRRGSTVPIIVLSIIFFPLVFGIIGIASALAVPLLPLFTLPIVFFSFPRPLRSWPEEVGASSNSCPDTNFYRQLAPELAKAFSSGCANGSIGEASAGNHYLVRFQDRLVWVVILERGTGYCTINVKGLELQETSCHTVEAARIDDIFETALEPREGCHTSFGKLNEYPLHTLTPVDACYLDAYSDARNVLTGIIDNPSASEETMKAFLRSLLWVLLKYVKNNKNKVMKNAKGESMIKELSFVTRTEKHELKELNSNNNMRNTSVQKQSNRTALPPLIPDFMQERRSPSPPVVTKVTNKQKKMASSWGSLDSFTDSIFSDDGTTIQKKPSKPPRPLHQSTQSRTKSPDIEDMLDELDMGLPAYDVTKPKPQMQNKFSTKSFGNTIYKPQTNLAGSPDFKSPYSSQLSLPKEWRELPLDNSQVSRLVAKFPTDWFKHVLSCLDLGSEKESREKVLKDVMADDALHNCYAQLTMACYSIFESQGYSGPSFLYKSYMGDISINAMWDWLGEHTDLQSLVKKAFRYGFKLMIDQMLLGELTSDEEWQEALEEYDDRWYIGAEREPEWTSAILEQRPNMFSMGQNTGQNTYSSRTLTLQSMQVSIGRLNPEVVRGQWANLGLELLYMTNDDEERYSIQAHPVILRNLTVQAADPPLGYPIYSSRPMTVPLL; from the exons ATGGGTACAGGCGTGCCTCTGTTGAATGAGTACAAGCTAGAGTTCTTCTGGAAGCGTTTTCCACAGACGGTTCTTGGCGGACTGAAACTCCGGCTTGGGTATGAGGCCCCAGCGTATGTGTACCTGGCCCAGCTTGTGCTGTTCTTCCTGCCGTTCATGCTCGGGGGTGGATTCACTTTGCTGGTGGAGCTCGAGGTGATACAGGACTACATTGCTGTATACACCTACGGGGCCCTCATCACCGCATACATTCTCCTGGTCCAGCTGATCTCACATATTATACAG GCAAGCCAAGGGAGTGACCTGCCCCTGATGAGGAAAAAGAAGAACCTGCTATCAGAGGAAGACGAGGTTGACTTTATCTCATGTTGTGACCCGGACACTGTCAAGTTTGTCATTCCACCCAAGAAGTACAAGCTGAACGTGCTGGTCCATGCCCTTGTTGGGGGCCCTATGGCCGGACTCGCACTGCTATATCTGCTCCCAACCACGCTTAATGACCTCTACAATAATACAG gAGGTACAGTGATGTTGTTTATGCTGGGCTGGTTGGCAGTGCTTGTGGCCCTGTATCCCCTGGTGACAGCTGCGCCCCCGGAGACGGCTACGTACCGCACCACCGACGCCATGGAACTGTCGGCCGTGATGCGAGCATTCTATGTCTACCTGCTCATTATGTTTGATCTCATACACAG ATACCACTCCGGGAGTTTCCTCTTGGTGAACCAGGTGTTGCACGTGTTTTTTGTGCTGTTGCCATTGTTGTGGATGGCGGGGCTGCTGGCCCCCGTGGATACGTTCCTCCTGTACGCCCTGGAGCAGGGCCATGTGTTCCTGTTCGGGGGATCGTTCATGGCCTCAGATCTCAG ATTGGTGGTGATGTCAGTATTATCAGCGTGTGTGTTCCTTGGTTCCTACTACATCTCCTCTTGTCTGGGAACCGTTGTTCTGTCGGGCATGACTGGTTACCTGCTCAGTACAGACTTGGGAGGGCTTGGTACCCAGCTGTTGTCCTTTATCAACAGGAATCGGGTCTCAGCTGAGCGTAGGAAGGAACCGGTGGAGGGACATAAGGAGAAGGGTCTCAGATTTCTATGGAGATGGGGCATCCTGGAGGTTGTCTATCACTGTGTGATGCTGGCTGTAGTAGGTGTCATAGCAG GTCTGGTGAGTGCCAACAGTCACAAATTTTCCTCATCCACATGGAAGACAGTGGGCTACTGTATAGTAGGCATATGTGTGGTGGAGAAGGTGCTGCGTGACATTCAAGGTGTTTACATAATTTGCGGGCTGTGGAGGAACGCTCTCTATCCACCATCCGTCACAAACCGACCGTTCAACTCCAGGAAAAGGAAACTGCTGGTGCTGGGGATACTGAGGAGGGGAATTGTCAACTGGG TTGCCCCCTGCGTGATGTTGGCCTATCTGTCCATGGTTATCAATGGGAAGGGCAGTGAAACCAGCTCCATATCGTGTCGGAGCAACCTTGACCTGTCAACAGGGGTCATGTACACATTTGGCATTGTGAGAGCTTTCAGAGCT ATATGGCAGAGTACAGTTCACTCCCTGCTAGAACTATCCATTGTCCACCTGGTACTAGTGACCATGGATACCAACACCACAGTGACAGAATGGGGTGTGCCCATTCTGGCCATGCTTACCTGCCTGTGCCGTGACAGGTTCTACCAGCTGTGTAATAAACTCTACTTCTTCATCTCATTGCTCATCAGTTCATGGACTGATAAAAAACAACGACGAGGATCAACTGTTCCGATCATAGTTCTCTCAATCATATTTTTCCCCCTAGTGTTTGGGATTATAGGAATAGCCTCGGCCCTTGCAGTGCCGCTGCTTCCTCTATTCACATTGCCGATAGTTTTCTTCTCATTCCCGCGCCCCCTGCGATCCTGGCCAGAGGAGGTTGGAGCCTCTAGTAACAGTTGTCCTGATACAAACTTCTACAGACAGCTGGCTCCAGAACTGGCCAAGGCATTCTCCTCTGGGTGTGCCAATGGAAGCATAG GTGAAGCAAGTGCTGGGAACCACTATCTGGTCCGGTTCCAGGACCGGCTTGTCTGGGTTGTGATCCTAGAGAGGGGAACTGGCTACTGCACCATCAACGTGAAGGGCCTCGAGCTCCAGGAGACTTCCTGTCACACTGTTGAAGCTGCCAGGATTGATGATATCTTTGAGACAGCCCTCGAACCTAGGGAGGGCTGTCACACAAGTTTTGGCAAATTAAATGAATATCCACTGCATACGTTGACACCAGTGGATGCTTGTTATCTTGATGCATATTCTGATGCAAGGAATGTATTGACAGGAATTATAGATAATCCAAGTGCTAGTGAAGAAACAATGAAGGCATTTTTAAGAAGTTTACTGTGGGTCTTGTTAAAgtatgtgaaaaataataaaaacaaagtcaTGAAAAATGCAAAAGGTGAATCTATGATAAAAGAGCTTTCGTTTGTAACACGTACTGAAAAACACGAGTTGAAAGAGTTGAACTCAAATAATAACATGAGAAACACTAGTgtacaaaaacaatcaaatagaACAGCCTTGCCACCTTTGATTCCAGATTTTATGCAAGAGAGGCGATCTCCCTCCCCGCCTGTAGTTACCAAGGTGACAAATAAGCAGAAGAAAATGGCCTCATCCTGGGGCTCTTTAGACAGTTTCACAGACAGTATATTCTCAGATGATGGTACCACCATTCAGAAAAAGCCTAGCAAGCCCCCTCGGCCTTTACATCAATCTACCCAGAGTAGAACTAAAAGCCCAGATATAGAAGATATGCTTGATGAATTAGACATGGGCTTACCAGCTTATGATGTCACTAAGCCTAAACCTCAAATGCAGAACAAGTTTAGTACAAAATCATTTGGAAACACTATATACAAGCCACAGACTAATCTAGCAGGTTCGCCTGATTTCAAAAGTCCATATTCATCTCAGTTAAGTTTACCAAAAGAGTGGCGTGAACTGCCGTTGGATAATTCACAAGTATCCAGACTGGTCGCCAAGTTTCCCACAGACTGGTTCAAACACGTACTCTCCTGTCTAGATCTTGGCAGTGAGAAGGAATCCAGAGAAAAAGTGCTCAAAGATGTAATGGCTGATGATGCCCTACATAACTGCTACGCTCAACTAACCATGGCCTGCTATTCAATTTTTGAAAGTCAAG GCTACAGTGGTCCTAGTTTTCTCTACAAGAGTTATATGGGTGACATATCCATCAACGCAATGTGGGACTGGCTCGGGGAACACACCGACCTGCAGTCGCTTGTCAAAAAGGCCTTCCG GTATGGTTTCAAGCTAATGATAGACCAGATGTTGCTGGGCGAGCTGACATCCGACGAAGAGTGGCAGGAAGCCCTGGAGGAGTATGATGACCGCTGGTACATTGGAGCAGAGCGCGAGCCCGAGTGGACTTCCGCAATCCTTGAACAGAGGCCCAACATGTTCTCCATGGGACAAAACACAGGACAG AACACGTACAGCAGCCGTACACTGACCCTCCAGTCAATGCAGGTTTCTATTGGTCGGTTGAACCCGGAGGTTGTGCGTGGCCAGTGGGCAAACCTCGGACTGGAGCTGCTCTACATGACCAACGATGATGAAGAACGGTACAGCATTCAGGCTCACCCTGTCATTCTGCGTAATCTCACCGTGCAGGCCGCCGACCCACCCCTCGGGTACCCCATCTACTCATCACGACCAATGACTGTTCCACTTCTCTAG